In Cervus elaphus chromosome 5, mCerEla1.1, whole genome shotgun sequence, the following proteins share a genomic window:
- the SREBF1 gene encoding sterol regulatory element-binding protein 1 isoform X1 produces the protein MDEPPFSEAALELALAEPCELDAALLTDIEDMLQLINNQDSDFPGLFDPPYAGGGAGTIDPASPDASSPGSLSPPPSTMSSSLEGFLEATKATPPPLSPPQPAPTSLKMYPSVPAFSPGPGIKEEPVPLTILQPTTPQPLAGALLPQSVAATTPPQFSSAPIVGYPSPPGGFSTGTPPGSSSQSLPGLPLASLPGVPPVSLHSQVQSAAPQQLLTATATPTVAPGATAVTSQIQQVPVLLQPHFIKADSLLLTTVKTDVGAPLKAAGIRSLGPGTAVQAAPLQTLVSGGAILATVPLVVDTDKLPINRLAGGKAPGSAQSRGEKRTAHNAIEKRYRSSINDKIVELKDLVVGTEAKLNKSAVLRKAIDYIRFLQHSNQKLKQENLSLRTAVHKSKSLKDLVSACSSGGSTDVPMEGMKPEVVDTLSPPPSDAGSPSQSSPLSLSSRGSGSGGSGSDSEPDSPVFEDGQVKPELLPAPHSQGMLDRSRLALCALVFLCLSCNPLASLLGSRGPAGPSDTTSINHHPGRSMLGAEGRDGPGWAPWLLPPLVWLMNGLLVLFSLALLFVYGEPVTRPHSRPAVHFWRHRKQADLDLARGDFAQAAQQLWLALRALGRPLPTSHLDLACSLLWSLIRHLLQRLWVGRWLAGWAGGLRRDRALQADARTSARDAALVYHKLHQLHTMGKYSGGHLAAANLALSALNLAECAGDAVSVATLAEIYVAAALRVKASLPRVLHFLTRFFLSSARQACLAQSGSVPLAMQWLCHPVGHRFFVDGSWALCSAPRDSLYSVAGNPVDPLAQVTQLFREHLLERALNCVAQPSPSPGSAEGDKEFSDALGYLQLLNSCSDVAGAPACSFSISSSMAATPGTDPVAKWWASLTAVVTHWLRRDEEAAERLYPLVEHLPRALQESEKPLPRAALHSFKAARAILGRGKAESGPASLAMCEKASGYLQDSLATTPADSSIDKAMQLLLCDLLLVARTSLWQRQKLPAPTQASQGPGGGAQASALELRGFQRDLSGLRRLAQNVRPAMRRVFLHEATARLMAGASPARTHQLLDRSLRRRVGPCKGGAAAELESRPTRREQAEVLLLASCYLPPGFLSAPGQRVGMLAEAARTLEKLGDRRLLHDCQQMLMRLGGGTTVTSS, from the exons ATGGACGAACCACCTTTCAGCGAAGCGGCCTTGGAGCTGGCGCTGGCCGAGCCGTGCGAGCTGGACGCGGCGCTGCTGACCGACATAGAAG ACATGCTTCAGCTCATCAACAACCAAGACAGCGACTTCCCGGGCCTGTTTGACCCGCCCTACGCTGGGGGTGGAGCAGGGACCATAGACCCCGCCAGTCCCGATGCCAGCTCCCCGGGCAGCCTGTCCCCACCTCCTTCCACGATGAGCTCCTCActtgaaggcttcctggaggcaaCCAAGGCGACACCTCCACCGTtgtcccctccccagcctgcacCCACCTCCCTGAAGATGTACCCATCTGTGCCTGCCTTCTCCCCGGGGCCTGGGATCAAGGAGGAGCCAGTGCCCCTGACCATCCTCCAGcccaccaccccccagcccctggctgggGCTCTCCTGCCACAGAGTGTTGCGGCCACCACCCCACCGCAGTTCAGCTCTGCCCCGATTGTGGGTTACCCTAGCCCTCCGGGAGGCTTCTCCACAG GGACCCCTCCGGGGAGCAGCTCGCAGTCACTGCCTGGCCTGCCACTGGCTTCCCTGCCAGGGGTCCCGCCCGTCTCCTTGCACAGCCAGGTTCAGAGCGCGGCCCCCCAGCAGCTGTTGACAGCCACAGCCACCCCCACAGTGGCACCTGGAGCAACAGCTGTGACCTCCCAGATACAGCAGGTCCCG GTCCTGCTGCAGCCCCACTTCATCAAGGCAGACTCGTTGCTCCTGACGACCGTGAAAACAGATGTGGGAGCCCCCTTGAAAGCAGCGGGTATCCGCTCCCTGGGCCCTGGCACTGCTGTGCAGGCAGCGCCCTTGCAG ACCCTGGTGAGTGGTGGAGCCATCCTGGCCACGGTGCCGCTGGTAGTGGACACTGACAAGCTGCCCATCAACCGACTTGCTGGTGGCAAGGCTCCAGGCTCGGCACAAAGCCGCGGTGAGAAGCGTACAGCCCACAATGCCATCGAGAAACGCTACCGCTCTTCCATCAATGACAAGATTGTTGAGCTCAAGGACCTGGTGGTGGGCACTGAGGCCAAG ctGAATAAATCTGCCGTCTTGCGCAAGGCCATCGACTATATCCGCTTCCTTCAGCACAGCAACCAGAAGCTCAAGCAGGAGAACCTGAGTCTGCGCACTGCTGTCCACAAAAGCA AATCACTGAAGGACCTGGTGTCAGCCTGCAGCAGTGGAGGTAGCACAGATGTGCCCATGGAGGGCATGAAACCAGAGGTGGTGGACACCCTGAGCCCGCCCCCCTCAGACGCTGGCTCGCCCTCCCAGAGCAGCCCCTTGTCCCTTAGCAGCAGGGGCAGTGGCAGTGGTGGAAGTGGCAGTGACTCGGAGCCTGACAGTCCGGTCTTTGAAGACGGCCAG GTGAAGCCAGAGCTGCTGCCTGCTCCCCACAGCCAGGGCATGCTGGACCGCTCTCGCCTGGCCCTGTGTGCGCTCgtcttcctctgtctctcctgCAACCCCTTGGCCTCCCTGCTGGGCAGCCGGGGTCCTGCTGGCCCCTCCGACACCACCAGCATCAATCACCATCCTGGGCGCAGCATGCTGGGTGCTGAGGGCAGAG ATGGCCCTGGCTGGGCCCCGTGGCTGCTGCCCCCACTGGTCTGGCTGATGAATGGGCTGCTGGTGCTTTTCTCCTTGGCACTTCTCTTTGTCTACGGAGAACCAGTCACTCGGCCCCACTCACGCCCCGCCGTGCACTTCTGGAGGCATCGCAAGCAGGCCGACCTGGACCTAGCCCGG GGGGACTTTGCCCAGGCTGCCCAGCAGCTGTGGCTGGCCCTGCGGGCCTTGGGCCGgcctctgcccacctcccaccTGGACCTGGCCTGCAGCCTGCTCTGGAGCCTCATCCGCCACCTGCTGCAGCGTCTCTGGGTGGGCCGCTGGCTGGCCGGCTGGGCAGGGGGCCTACGGAGGGACAGGGCCCTACAGGCAGATGCTCGCACCAGTGCCCGCGACGCAGCCCTCGTCTACCACAAGCTGCACCAGCTGCACACCATGG GGAAGTACTCAGGTGGGCACCTCGCCGCTGCCAACCTGGCGCTGAGTGCCCTGAACCTGGCCGAGTGCGCAGGAGACGCCGTGTCCGTGGCCACGCTGGCTGAGATCTATGTGGCCGCTGCACTCAGGGTCAAGGCCAGTCTGCCCCGGGTCTTGCATTTTCTGACT CGCTTCTTCCTGAGCAGTGCCCGCCAGGCCTGCCTGGCACAGAGCGGCTCAGTGCCCCTTGCCATGCAGTGGCTCTGCCACCCTGTGGGCCACCGTTTCTTCGTGGACGGCAGCTGGGCCCTGTGTAGCGCCCCGAGGGACAGCTTGTACAGCGTGGCTGGGAACCCAG TGGATCCCCTGGCCCAGGTGACTCAACTGTTCCGTGAACATCTCTTGGAGCGAGCACTGAATTGcgtggcccagcccagccccagccctggatCAGCTGAGGGGGACAA GGAGTTCTCAGATGCCCTGGGGTACCTGCAGCTGCTGAACAGCTGTTCAGATGTGGCCGGGGCTCCTGCCTGCAGCTTCTCCATCAGCTCCAGCATGGCTGCCACCCCCG GCACAGACCCGGTGGCCAAGTGGTGGGCCTCTCTGACAGCTGTGGTGACCCACTGGCTTCGGCGGGATGAGGAGGCAGCCGAAAGGCTGTACCCGCTGGTGGAGCACCTGCCCCGTGCCCTGCAGGAGTCTGA GAAACCCCTGCCCAGGGCAGCTCTGCACTCCTTCAAGGCTGCCCGGGCCATCCTAGGCCGCGGGAAGGCTGAGTCTGGCCCAGCCAGCCTGGCAATGTGTGAGAAGGCCAGTGGGTACCTGCAGGACAGCCTGGCCACCACACCAGCTGACAGCTCCATTGACAAG GCCATGCAGCTGCTCCTGTGTGACCTGCTCCTTGTGGCACGCACCAGCCTCTGGCAGCGGCAGAAACTGCCGGCACCCACCCAGGCCTCTCAGGGCCCTGGAGGCGGGGCCCAGGCCTCTGCCCTTGAGCTTCGTGGTTTCCAGAGGGACCTGAGTGGCCTGAGGCGTCTGGCACAGAATGTCCGGCCTGCCATGCGGAGG GTGTTCCTACATGAAGCCACTGCCCGACTGATGGCAGGGGCCAGCCCGGCGCGGACACACCAGCTCCTGGATCGCAGCCTGAGGAGGAGGGTCGGCCCCTGCAAAGGAG GCGCGGCGGCGGAGCTGGAGTCGCGGCCCACGAGGCGGGAGCAGGCCGAGGTTTTGCTGCTGGCCTCCTGCTACCTGCCTCCCGGCTTTCTGTCGGCGCCCGGGCAACGCGTGGGCATGCTGGCCGAGGCGGCGCGCACGCTCGAGAAGCTCGGTGACCGCCGGCTGCTGCACGATTGTCAGCAGATGCTCATGCGCCTGGGCGGCGGGACCACTGTGACCTCCAGCTAG
- the SREBF1 gene encoding sterol regulatory element-binding protein 1 isoform X2: MDCTFEDMLQLINNQDSDFPGLFDPPYAGGGAGTIDPASPDASSPGSLSPPPSTMSSSLEGFLEATKATPPPLSPPQPAPTSLKMYPSVPAFSPGPGIKEEPVPLTILQPTTPQPLAGALLPQSVAATTPPQFSSAPIVGYPSPPGGFSTGTPPGSSSQSLPGLPLASLPGVPPVSLHSQVQSAAPQQLLTATATPTVAPGATAVTSQIQQVPVLLQPHFIKADSLLLTTVKTDVGAPLKAAGIRSLGPGTAVQAAPLQTLVSGGAILATVPLVVDTDKLPINRLAGGKAPGSAQSRGEKRTAHNAIEKRYRSSINDKIVELKDLVVGTEAKLNKSAVLRKAIDYIRFLQHSNQKLKQENLSLRTAVHKSKSLKDLVSACSSGGSTDVPMEGMKPEVVDTLSPPPSDAGSPSQSSPLSLSSRGSGSGGSGSDSEPDSPVFEDGQVKPELLPAPHSQGMLDRSRLALCALVFLCLSCNPLASLLGSRGPAGPSDTTSINHHPGRSMLGAEGRDGPGWAPWLLPPLVWLMNGLLVLFSLALLFVYGEPVTRPHSRPAVHFWRHRKQADLDLARGDFAQAAQQLWLALRALGRPLPTSHLDLACSLLWSLIRHLLQRLWVGRWLAGWAGGLRRDRALQADARTSARDAALVYHKLHQLHTMGKYSGGHLAAANLALSALNLAECAGDAVSVATLAEIYVAAALRVKASLPRVLHFLTRFFLSSARQACLAQSGSVPLAMQWLCHPVGHRFFVDGSWALCSAPRDSLYSVAGNPVDPLAQVTQLFREHLLERALNCVAQPSPSPGSAEGDKEFSDALGYLQLLNSCSDVAGAPACSFSISSSMAATPGTDPVAKWWASLTAVVTHWLRRDEEAAERLYPLVEHLPRALQESEKPLPRAALHSFKAARAILGRGKAESGPASLAMCEKASGYLQDSLATTPADSSIDKAMQLLLCDLLLVARTSLWQRQKLPAPTQASQGPGGGAQASALELRGFQRDLSGLRRLAQNVRPAMRRVFLHEATARLMAGASPARTHQLLDRSLRRRVGPCKGGAAAELESRPTRREQAEVLLLASCYLPPGFLSAPGQRVGMLAEAARTLEKLGDRRLLHDCQQMLMRLGGGTTVTSS; the protein is encoded by the exons ATGGACTGCACGTTCGAAG ACATGCTTCAGCTCATCAACAACCAAGACAGCGACTTCCCGGGCCTGTTTGACCCGCCCTACGCTGGGGGTGGAGCAGGGACCATAGACCCCGCCAGTCCCGATGCCAGCTCCCCGGGCAGCCTGTCCCCACCTCCTTCCACGATGAGCTCCTCActtgaaggcttcctggaggcaaCCAAGGCGACACCTCCACCGTtgtcccctccccagcctgcacCCACCTCCCTGAAGATGTACCCATCTGTGCCTGCCTTCTCCCCGGGGCCTGGGATCAAGGAGGAGCCAGTGCCCCTGACCATCCTCCAGcccaccaccccccagcccctggctgggGCTCTCCTGCCACAGAGTGTTGCGGCCACCACCCCACCGCAGTTCAGCTCTGCCCCGATTGTGGGTTACCCTAGCCCTCCGGGAGGCTTCTCCACAG GGACCCCTCCGGGGAGCAGCTCGCAGTCACTGCCTGGCCTGCCACTGGCTTCCCTGCCAGGGGTCCCGCCCGTCTCCTTGCACAGCCAGGTTCAGAGCGCGGCCCCCCAGCAGCTGTTGACAGCCACAGCCACCCCCACAGTGGCACCTGGAGCAACAGCTGTGACCTCCCAGATACAGCAGGTCCCG GTCCTGCTGCAGCCCCACTTCATCAAGGCAGACTCGTTGCTCCTGACGACCGTGAAAACAGATGTGGGAGCCCCCTTGAAAGCAGCGGGTATCCGCTCCCTGGGCCCTGGCACTGCTGTGCAGGCAGCGCCCTTGCAG ACCCTGGTGAGTGGTGGAGCCATCCTGGCCACGGTGCCGCTGGTAGTGGACACTGACAAGCTGCCCATCAACCGACTTGCTGGTGGCAAGGCTCCAGGCTCGGCACAAAGCCGCGGTGAGAAGCGTACAGCCCACAATGCCATCGAGAAACGCTACCGCTCTTCCATCAATGACAAGATTGTTGAGCTCAAGGACCTGGTGGTGGGCACTGAGGCCAAG ctGAATAAATCTGCCGTCTTGCGCAAGGCCATCGACTATATCCGCTTCCTTCAGCACAGCAACCAGAAGCTCAAGCAGGAGAACCTGAGTCTGCGCACTGCTGTCCACAAAAGCA AATCACTGAAGGACCTGGTGTCAGCCTGCAGCAGTGGAGGTAGCACAGATGTGCCCATGGAGGGCATGAAACCAGAGGTGGTGGACACCCTGAGCCCGCCCCCCTCAGACGCTGGCTCGCCCTCCCAGAGCAGCCCCTTGTCCCTTAGCAGCAGGGGCAGTGGCAGTGGTGGAAGTGGCAGTGACTCGGAGCCTGACAGTCCGGTCTTTGAAGACGGCCAG GTGAAGCCAGAGCTGCTGCCTGCTCCCCACAGCCAGGGCATGCTGGACCGCTCTCGCCTGGCCCTGTGTGCGCTCgtcttcctctgtctctcctgCAACCCCTTGGCCTCCCTGCTGGGCAGCCGGGGTCCTGCTGGCCCCTCCGACACCACCAGCATCAATCACCATCCTGGGCGCAGCATGCTGGGTGCTGAGGGCAGAG ATGGCCCTGGCTGGGCCCCGTGGCTGCTGCCCCCACTGGTCTGGCTGATGAATGGGCTGCTGGTGCTTTTCTCCTTGGCACTTCTCTTTGTCTACGGAGAACCAGTCACTCGGCCCCACTCACGCCCCGCCGTGCACTTCTGGAGGCATCGCAAGCAGGCCGACCTGGACCTAGCCCGG GGGGACTTTGCCCAGGCTGCCCAGCAGCTGTGGCTGGCCCTGCGGGCCTTGGGCCGgcctctgcccacctcccaccTGGACCTGGCCTGCAGCCTGCTCTGGAGCCTCATCCGCCACCTGCTGCAGCGTCTCTGGGTGGGCCGCTGGCTGGCCGGCTGGGCAGGGGGCCTACGGAGGGACAGGGCCCTACAGGCAGATGCTCGCACCAGTGCCCGCGACGCAGCCCTCGTCTACCACAAGCTGCACCAGCTGCACACCATGG GGAAGTACTCAGGTGGGCACCTCGCCGCTGCCAACCTGGCGCTGAGTGCCCTGAACCTGGCCGAGTGCGCAGGAGACGCCGTGTCCGTGGCCACGCTGGCTGAGATCTATGTGGCCGCTGCACTCAGGGTCAAGGCCAGTCTGCCCCGGGTCTTGCATTTTCTGACT CGCTTCTTCCTGAGCAGTGCCCGCCAGGCCTGCCTGGCACAGAGCGGCTCAGTGCCCCTTGCCATGCAGTGGCTCTGCCACCCTGTGGGCCACCGTTTCTTCGTGGACGGCAGCTGGGCCCTGTGTAGCGCCCCGAGGGACAGCTTGTACAGCGTGGCTGGGAACCCAG TGGATCCCCTGGCCCAGGTGACTCAACTGTTCCGTGAACATCTCTTGGAGCGAGCACTGAATTGcgtggcccagcccagccccagccctggatCAGCTGAGGGGGACAA GGAGTTCTCAGATGCCCTGGGGTACCTGCAGCTGCTGAACAGCTGTTCAGATGTGGCCGGGGCTCCTGCCTGCAGCTTCTCCATCAGCTCCAGCATGGCTGCCACCCCCG GCACAGACCCGGTGGCCAAGTGGTGGGCCTCTCTGACAGCTGTGGTGACCCACTGGCTTCGGCGGGATGAGGAGGCAGCCGAAAGGCTGTACCCGCTGGTGGAGCACCTGCCCCGTGCCCTGCAGGAGTCTGA GAAACCCCTGCCCAGGGCAGCTCTGCACTCCTTCAAGGCTGCCCGGGCCATCCTAGGCCGCGGGAAGGCTGAGTCTGGCCCAGCCAGCCTGGCAATGTGTGAGAAGGCCAGTGGGTACCTGCAGGACAGCCTGGCCACCACACCAGCTGACAGCTCCATTGACAAG GCCATGCAGCTGCTCCTGTGTGACCTGCTCCTTGTGGCACGCACCAGCCTCTGGCAGCGGCAGAAACTGCCGGCACCCACCCAGGCCTCTCAGGGCCCTGGAGGCGGGGCCCAGGCCTCTGCCCTTGAGCTTCGTGGTTTCCAGAGGGACCTGAGTGGCCTGAGGCGTCTGGCACAGAATGTCCGGCCTGCCATGCGGAGG GTGTTCCTACATGAAGCCACTGCCCGACTGATGGCAGGGGCCAGCCCGGCGCGGACACACCAGCTCCTGGATCGCAGCCTGAGGAGGAGGGTCGGCCCCTGCAAAGGAG GCGCGGCGGCGGAGCTGGAGTCGCGGCCCACGAGGCGGGAGCAGGCCGAGGTTTTGCTGCTGGCCTCCTGCTACCTGCCTCCCGGCTTTCTGTCGGCGCCCGGGCAACGCGTGGGCATGCTGGCCGAGGCGGCGCGCACGCTCGAGAAGCTCGGTGACCGCCGGCTGCTGCACGATTGTCAGCAGATGCTCATGCGCCTGGGCGGCGGGACCACTGTGACCTCCAGCTAG